A single window of Granulicella sibirica DNA harbors:
- a CDS encoding capsule assembly Wzi family protein: MPDRSATAGSVMEPYNDSPQALQAEFDRAGSTNVPMDSWIYPALDRLAALGLIPTQSISIRPWTRRECLRQVREASDHATREGALNASGGAEADRLIDDLDRELSSEESASGTATLESAYVRFGTIAGPALADSYHFGQTWWNDFGRPLGRGSSFIVGFSARANSGRFFLYAREEAQHSPGNPVQSPAVVQLINSIDTQGVPNEPVIAGIPARSAYQRYRPIELYAGATFWGNAFSFGKQELYWGPTVSGPLSFSSNAEPTWNLRFVSTRPHSFPGFLEPFGTFRFDVVAGKLSGHHYPARPLFNGGKLSLNFGENVEISITRWSLLCGVGHPCNLHAFIENLRSSQSTGLNGGGGSGGYGDPTDPGDRKSGFDFRFKPPGLRKIVTLYSDSYADDEVMPLETPNRSAFSPGIYFARLPFLPQVDLRVESNSTNRYSGDKFLGGYLLFWNNQYLDANTNKGFLLGNAVGRDGRAVEGHLGYWTSARSRAEIMYRQNKGGPHFLPGGSTITDVSYKESFALGKDWTAEVFAQYERFFIPPISPGPQHNSSGWFQIMWNPQLRVSRKK, from the coding sequence GTGCCCGACAGAAGCGCGACGGCTGGATCGGTGATGGAGCCCTACAACGATTCTCCGCAGGCTCTCCAGGCAGAGTTCGATCGAGCGGGATCGACCAATGTTCCGATGGACAGTTGGATCTATCCTGCTCTAGACCGGCTAGCGGCACTTGGGTTGATTCCCACACAGAGCATCTCCATTCGGCCTTGGACGAGGCGGGAGTGCCTCCGCCAGGTACGGGAGGCCTCCGACCACGCCACCCGCGAAGGTGCGCTCAACGCCTCTGGAGGAGCTGAGGCCGACAGGCTGATCGACGACCTGGACCGGGAGCTTTCGAGCGAAGAGAGCGCCAGCGGCACCGCGACGCTCGAATCCGCTTATGTTCGCTTTGGCACGATCGCCGGTCCGGCGCTCGCTGACAGCTATCATTTCGGTCAGACGTGGTGGAACGATTTCGGGCGCCCCTTAGGCCGTGGCAGCAGCTTCATCGTAGGTTTCTCGGCGCGTGCGAACTCTGGGCGCTTTTTCCTTTACGCAAGAGAGGAGGCGCAACACTCGCCTGGGAACCCGGTGCAGTCTCCGGCGGTGGTGCAACTGATCAATTCGATCGACACGCAGGGGGTTCCAAACGAGCCGGTCATTGCCGGAATTCCGGCGCGGAGCGCTTATCAACGATATCGCCCGATCGAGCTGTATGCCGGGGCGACCTTTTGGGGAAATGCTTTCTCGTTCGGCAAGCAGGAGCTGTATTGGGGGCCGACTGTCAGTGGACCGCTATCGTTTTCGAGCAACGCGGAACCCACATGGAACCTGCGGTTTGTATCAACACGCCCGCATTCATTTCCCGGATTTCTCGAGCCATTCGGAACGTTTCGGTTTGATGTCGTGGCGGGCAAACTCTCCGGCCATCACTACCCCGCTCGTCCGTTGTTCAACGGCGGAAAGCTTTCCCTTAATTTCGGCGAGAACGTGGAGATCAGCATTACCAGATGGTCGTTGTTATGTGGGGTGGGGCATCCGTGCAACCTCCACGCGTTTATAGAGAACCTGAGGAGCAGCCAGTCCACAGGTCTGAATGGAGGAGGAGGATCCGGAGGGTACGGAGACCCCACCGACCCAGGTGACCGGAAGAGTGGCTTTGACTTTCGATTCAAGCCGCCTGGGCTCCGGAAGATTGTGACGCTTTATTCCGACTCTTATGCCGATGATGAAGTGATGCCTCTGGAAACCCCCAATCGTTCCGCTTTCAGTCCGGGAATTTACTTTGCTCGGCTTCCCTTTCTGCCACAGGTGGATCTGCGCGTCGAGTCGAATTCAACCAATCGATACTCGGGTGACAAGTTTCTTGGCGGTTATCTTCTGTTCTGGAACAACCAGTACCTAGATGCCAACACCAACAAAGGCTTTCTCCTCGGAAATGCCGTCGGACGAGACGGGCGCGCGGTCGAAGGGCATCTGGGCTACTGGACCTCTGCCCGCTCAAGAGCTGAGATTATGTACCGGCAGAATAAGGGTGGTCCGCACTTTCTCCCAGGGGGCTCTACGATCACGGACGTGTCATATAAGGAGTCGTTTGCTCTAGGAAAAGACTGGACGGCCGAGGTCTTCGCTCAGTACGAGCGATTCTTCATCCCCCCTATCTCGCCTGGTCCGCAGCACAACAGCAGCGGCTGGTTTCAGATCATGTGGAATCCCCAATTACGTGTAAGCCGGAAGAAGTAA